From a region of the Acidimicrobiales bacterium genome:
- a CDS encoding cysteine hydrolase has protein sequence MPAPDLRQLLDPAHTAIVTQECQGAVVGPDAGLRQLADEAERECLPNLARLLPVARAAGVAVVHCLFHRRSDGRGGNHNARLFAATAGLDLDMTPGSPGGSLVPELGPDPSDLVLTRFHGVGPMGGTDLDAVLRNLGVATIVATGVSVNVAITNLVMDAVNAGYQVVVPRDAVAGVPSAYADAVIDNTLALLATITTTADLVAHWSSTSTDGR, from the coding sequence GTGCCGGCACCAGACCTGCGCCAACTGCTCGATCCGGCCCACACGGCGATCGTCACCCAAGAGTGCCAAGGTGCGGTTGTCGGCCCCGACGCGGGGCTCCGCCAGCTCGCGGACGAAGCCGAACGGGAGTGCCTGCCGAACCTCGCGCGGCTGCTGCCGGTCGCCCGAGCTGCCGGTGTCGCCGTGGTCCACTGCTTGTTCCACCGACGGTCAGACGGTCGCGGGGGCAACCACAACGCGCGGCTGTTCGCCGCCACGGCCGGGTTGGATCTCGACATGACACCGGGGAGCCCGGGCGGGTCGCTCGTGCCCGAGCTCGGCCCCGACCCGTCCGACCTCGTGCTCACGAGGTTCCACGGCGTGGGCCCGATGGGCGGCACCGACCTCGATGCCGTGTTGCGCAACTTGGGCGTCGCCACGATCGTGGCCACCGGCGTGTCCGTGAACGTCGCCATCACCAACTTGGTGATGGACGCGGTCAACGCCGGCTACCAGGTGGTGGTACCGCGCGACGCAGTGGCCGGCGTGCCATCGGCCTACGCCGACGCCGTGATCGACAACACGCTGGCGCTGCTCGCCACCATCACCACCACCGCCGATCTCGTCGCGCATTGGTCCTCGACATCGACGGACGGACGTTGA